The genomic interval CGGCGACGGGGACATTATGGCGTTTGCCGAGGTCGAGCATCAGCGGCGGCGGGACGCCGAGCGCGTTGGCAATCAGCCTGATCGGGTGGCGGAAGGCGACTTCGAGCAGCTTCGCCGCGCCGTCTTCGTGCATATTGTCGCCGAAGCTTTGGCGCGTTTCCATCGCGGCTTCGAGTCCCGCGGCATCGACGTCGAATTTGCCGAGCAGGTCGGCGGCGAATTGCAGATGCGTTTCGGGCACCTTCGCTGCGCCCGGCGAAGGCGCGTCGCCCTTGCCTGCGAAGCTGTTGGGGACGATCAGGTCGACGCCATAGGGACGCCCGCCGATATGTTCGTCGATCCACGCGAGTTCTTCCTCGAGCCGTTCGGGCGGTAGCGCGGCGGCGCCGAAGACGCCCATGCCGCCCGCCTTCGACACGGCGACGACGACGTCGCGGCAGTGCGAGAAGGCGAGAAGGGGGAATTCGATGCCGAGCATGGCGCAGATGGGGGATTGCATGGGACCTCTCCGTTCTTGTTCTGGCCGCCTTCCCAAAAAAGCCGTTTGCCCTAGCTTGTCGAAGGGCCGTTCTTCTTTCGACATCGGAAGAGAAGGGCGGTGCCTCGACAAGCTCAGCACCAACGGGAGAGGAAGGCATCCAATCCGTTCGCGTGCATGTCAGCGCCAGTTGACGTAAACGTCAAGTTGATTTGCTGGGCGGGCGGATTATCGCAGGTCGCATGACCCAATTCACGCTCCCCGATTTCGACCTCGATGCCTTTGTCCGCGCCACTTTGGCGGAAGATCTGGGCGCGGGGGGCGACATCACCTCGATGGCGACGATCCCCGCGGAGGCGCGCTTCGGCGGCGTGATGGACAGCCGCGATGCGATCACCGTCGCGGGGCTGCCGATCGCCGAGCGATTCTTTCGCGCGCTCGACCCCGGCATGGAGATCGAGATTCTCGTCGCGGAGGGCGCCGAGATTGCCGCCGGGAGCGACCTGATGCGCCTGTCGGGCAATGCGCGCGCGCTGCTGACCGCCGAGCGTTCGGCGCTCAACACCGTGCAGCATCTGTCGGGCATCGCAACGATGACGCGGCAATATGTCGATGCGCTGGCAGGGACGGGCGCAACCTTGCTCGACACGCGCAAGACGATCCCGGGACTTCGCGTGCTCGAGAAATATGCGACGCGGATGGGCGGCGCGAAAAATCATCGCATGGGGCTGTGGGACGCGGCGATGATCAAGGATAACCATGTCGCGGTCGCGGGATCGGTCGAGGAAGCGGTACGCCGCGCGGTCGATGCGGGAATTGAAAGCATCATCGTCGAGGTCGACCGGGTCGAACAGGTCGAGCCCGCGCTGAACGCCGGCGCGACGCACCTGCTGCTCGACAATATGAGCCTCGACGAACTTCGGACATGTGTCGCGCTGGTCGATGGCAAGGTGCCGACCGAAGCGTCAGGCGGCGTGCGGCTCGATACGATCGGAGCGATCGGCGCGACGGGGGTGACCTATGTTTCGGTCGGACGGCTGACGCAGTCGGCGCCGGCGGCGGACATCGGGCTCGACTTTGCGCTGGTTTGATGAACAAAGCGTCGCCCCCGCGAAGGCGGGGGCCGCTGTCGGCGTAGCGCAAGGTTGCCAGCGGCCCCCGCCTTCGCGGGGGCGACGGCTTATGATATTGGCGCTGTCAGTCGTCGCGCCGGTCGCGGCGCAGGCGCAGGCGTTGTCCTGCTCGGTTCCCGACCGCATCCCCGTTCCGCGCCTCGAACAGCCGCGCCGGGGCGAGCCGGTGCGCAGGCCCGCGACCACCGGCTATTTGCTCAGCCTGAGCTGGTCGCCGCAGCATTGCGCCGATGTGCGGAGCCCGAAAGGCGCGCGCGACCGCTTTCAATGTTCGGGCGAGAATGGCCGTTTCGGCTGGGTGCTCCACGGGCTGTGGCCCGAAACCGACGGGCCCGGCTATCCGCAATGGTGCCGCCCGGCGAAGATCGTGCCGCAGCCGGTACTGAGAAAGCATATGTGCATGACGCCCTCGGCGCAGCTCCTCCAGCATGAATGGGCGAAGCATGGGACGTGCATGAGCCCGCATCCCGCCGCCTATTTCCGCGCGGCGGAGATATTGTTTCGCGCGGTGCGCTTTCCCGACATGAAGGCGCTG from uncultured Sphingopyxis sp. carries:
- a CDS encoding ribonuclease T(2) produces the protein MILALSVVAPVAAQAQALSCSVPDRIPVPRLEQPRRGEPVRRPATTGYLLSLSWSPQHCADVRSPKGARDRFQCSGENGRFGWVLHGLWPETDGPGYPQWCRPAKIVPQPVLRKHMCMTPSAQLLQHEWAKHGTCMSPHPAAYFRAAEILFRAVRFPDMKALAAKPQTAGSIRRAFAAANRGVTTPMIAVSVDRQGWLDEVRLCLGPRMKPARCKPFQAGAKDGRRVRVRPMPRD
- the nadC gene encoding carboxylating nicotinate-nucleotide diphosphorylase, which produces MTQFTLPDFDLDAFVRATLAEDLGAGGDITSMATIPAEARFGGVMDSRDAITVAGLPIAERFFRALDPGMEIEILVAEGAEIAAGSDLMRLSGNARALLTAERSALNTVQHLSGIATMTRQYVDALAGTGATLLDTRKTIPGLRVLEKYATRMGGAKNHRMGLWDAAMIKDNHVAVAGSVEEAVRRAVDAGIESIIVEVDRVEQVEPALNAGATHLLLDNMSLDELRTCVALVDGKVPTEASGGVRLDTIGAIGATGVTYVSVGRLTQSAPAADIGLDFALV